A window of Cellulomonas fimi contains these coding sequences:
- a CDS encoding alpha/beta fold hydrolase, producing the protein MTTTTDTRTLDVPGATLTYDVRGPLPTADREPPLLLVGQPMDASGFTTLASLLPERTVVTYDPRGLGRSARHDGSTVNDPAVQAEDLHVLVEALGVGPVDLFGSSGGAITGLALVAAHPQDVRTFVAHEPPLVEILPDADNARAAGRRVGEVYAAQGWGAGMATFMLVSSWKGPFPDRFAQDPVDPAQFGLPTEDDGSRDDPLLSGVSDPVTAFRPDVEAIAASPTRVVVAAGEESRDLLTFRATEALAALLGQDLTLFPSHHGGFLGGEHGYAGQPEAFAARLREVLTSA; encoded by the coding sequence ATGACCACCACGACCGACACCCGCACGCTCGACGTGCCGGGCGCCACGCTCACCTACGACGTGCGCGGTCCGCTGCCCACGGCCGACCGCGAACCGCCGCTGCTGCTCGTGGGCCAGCCGATGGACGCGAGCGGCTTCACGACGCTCGCGTCGCTGCTGCCGGAGCGCACCGTCGTCACGTACGACCCGCGCGGCCTGGGGCGCAGCGCGCGCCACGACGGGTCGACGGTCAACGACCCGGCCGTCCAGGCGGAGGACCTGCACGTGCTGGTCGAGGCGCTCGGCGTCGGCCCTGTCGACCTGTTCGGGTCGAGCGGCGGCGCGATCACGGGCCTCGCGCTCGTCGCGGCCCACCCGCAGGACGTGCGGACGTTCGTCGCGCACGAGCCGCCGCTCGTGGAGATCCTCCCCGACGCCGACAACGCGCGGGCGGCCGGCCGTCGCGTCGGCGAGGTGTACGCCGCACAGGGCTGGGGTGCGGGCATGGCGACGTTCATGCTCGTGTCGTCGTGGAAGGGCCCGTTCCCCGACCGTTTCGCGCAGGACCCCGTCGACCCCGCGCAGTTCGGCCTGCCCACCGAGGACGACGGCTCACGCGACGACCCGCTGCTGTCGGGCGTCTCCGACCCGGTCACCGCGTTCCGGCCCGACGTCGAGGCGATCGCCGCGAGCCCGACGCGCGTCGTCGTCGCCGCGGGCGAGGAGAGCCGTGACCTGCTGACGTTCCGGGCGACCGAGGCGCTCGCCGCGCTGCTCGGTCAGGACCTCACGCTGTTCCCGAGCCACCACGGCGGGTTCCTCGGCGGCGAGCACGGGTACGCGGGGCAGCCGGAGGCGTTCGCGGCCCGGCTGCGCGAGGTGCTCACCTCGGCCTGA
- a CDS encoding DUF6493 family protein, which translates to MTLTARQTAAIEVFRSLGWASASVEDVEQLPLGTAEEQRVARDGLASGEWGEFGRTGENTWGWIPWTDVDQGMLRLFAVRVGVDARRAARLLVTAPGGDELLTRLVSARGDAYAARFVEAADRAGRAWEHSTSMLGGVTVRLVDRNDLPVPHSVEYLKDWAVHASIVLTGVGELVRAEREPCGADVVERRFAEHVRAAVAVGVPATGPFGGVPAAGVARGWLDRDEAVDLVLTALDAAQRPGDRKAWTQVLTGALALTDDELVAHADVLVGVLARGDAPVVEAFAPRLIARAGDDVLGDVLAVTLPVRTKKVVLALLTAAAARPRPGDDVVDAVAPFVRQHVTGTDRPLARAAQALADAWGIVDAPAGSEDDAPPIGLWQATPPVWDVPRFTVGEVSAAALTDAAAALTGRPEGVVDVEVERFLALATAVAAADRDAARSALGGVRPSWVGGLRCVPAWVRGEDSDLLDRRGGADGWGRVVWDPCDAREASVVRRLGEVAVLLSTPTWVDLRVDPSDLVDRLTTYAAAGAVASEADLFLALTRTDGALVTADVLAALDTLRVPVVLQDGTPAAFTAGPAARAYLTDPVREPALAIEGSWRHWAPQPLALPESLQAFPSRLRNDNAYDRVGPEVFPAWGDAAATGLSSSESADLGLRLRQAARRATPLPPGLTVNLVAAQRGFHPVAAADGSAAVLEAWERGLLRPGTADVRLLDWTETPSNLAALARACAELAGEGLLSVVWPLLDDVLAVSLRASRLLAGTSEVAETMRALAPAVLTAVARGDADAAVLDVPGTRTLAARSGSSRAVVAARAVVDLLPAPVAVAEPAEPDEPVVPAATPGRAFDEVWAPGAGTGPAVVDGATLTTTWVARTGSSRMLAVDIDLPGDPAGPYRVAKTWFYDLEREGQCAAVSAAGQASASGSGTPDAWLHWDESAGRLVAMPHRDWLAGRDRPLERGGAPVPPLTASMVAVVLASMCHDDPPRYYVREIVGEGVVGSAAVTVAMRALLPHADFSPARVVRLLEDDPTTLPVLWPVLVESVRFAATVEGTPPRWLNRVLDVALVHAAHLREAARRGLLPAEAAAWPGLSDVAARRGGAAPGKARDLLARVRPA; encoded by the coding sequence ATGACGCTCACCGCCCGCCAGACCGCCGCGATCGAGGTGTTCCGCTCGCTCGGGTGGGCGTCGGCGTCCGTCGAGGACGTCGAGCAGCTGCCGCTCGGGACCGCGGAGGAGCAGCGCGTGGCGCGCGACGGGCTCGCGTCGGGCGAGTGGGGCGAGTTCGGGCGGACGGGCGAGAACACATGGGGCTGGATCCCCTGGACGGACGTCGACCAGGGGATGCTCCGGCTGTTCGCGGTCCGCGTCGGCGTCGACGCACGCCGGGCCGCCCGCCTGCTGGTGACGGCGCCCGGCGGGGACGAGCTGCTGACGCGTCTGGTGTCCGCTCGTGGTGACGCGTACGCGGCGCGGTTCGTCGAGGCGGCCGACCGCGCGGGGCGTGCCTGGGAGCACAGCACGAGCATGCTCGGCGGGGTCACCGTCCGGCTCGTCGACCGGAACGACCTGCCGGTGCCGCACAGCGTCGAGTACCTGAAGGACTGGGCGGTGCACGCGTCGATCGTGCTCACCGGCGTCGGCGAGCTGGTCCGCGCGGAGCGTGAGCCGTGCGGTGCGGACGTGGTCGAGCGGCGGTTCGCCGAGCACGTGCGCGCCGCGGTGGCCGTCGGGGTGCCGGCGACGGGTCCGTTCGGTGGGGTGCCCGCGGCGGGGGTCGCGCGCGGGTGGCTGGACCGTGACGAGGCCGTCGACCTCGTGCTGACGGCGCTCGACGCCGCGCAGCGCCCGGGCGACCGCAAGGCGTGGACGCAGGTGCTGACGGGCGCGCTCGCGCTGACCGACGACGAGCTCGTGGCGCACGCCGACGTGCTGGTGGGCGTCCTCGCGCGTGGCGACGCCCCGGTGGTCGAGGCCTTCGCGCCGCGGCTGATCGCGCGCGCGGGCGACGACGTGCTCGGCGACGTCCTCGCCGTCACGCTGCCCGTGCGCACGAAGAAGGTGGTGCTCGCGCTCCTGACGGCCGCGGCCGCGCGGCCGCGACCCGGTGACGACGTCGTCGACGCCGTCGCGCCGTTCGTCCGGCAGCACGTCACGGGGACCGATCGCCCCCTCGCCCGCGCCGCGCAGGCGCTCGCCGACGCGTGGGGGATCGTGGACGCACCGGCGGGGTCCGAGGACGACGCGCCCCCGATCGGGCTCTGGCAGGCCACGCCGCCCGTGTGGGACGTGCCGAGGTTCACGGTGGGCGAGGTCTCGGCCGCCGCTCTCACCGACGCCGCGGCCGCACTCACCGGCCGGCCGGAGGGTGTCGTGGACGTCGAGGTCGAGCGGTTCCTCGCGCTCGCGACCGCCGTCGCCGCGGCCGACCGGGACGCCGCGCGCTCGGCGCTCGGCGGCGTCAGGCCGTCCTGGGTCGGTGGCCTGCGGTGCGTCCCCGCGTGGGTCCGCGGCGAGGACTCCGACCTGCTCGACCGCCGCGGCGGCGCCGACGGCTGGGGGAGGGTCGTCTGGGACCCGTGCGACGCGCGCGAGGCGTCCGTCGTGCGCCGGCTCGGCGAGGTCGCGGTGCTGCTCTCGACGCCGACCTGGGTGGACCTGCGCGTCGACCCGTCGGACCTGGTCGACCGGCTCACGACCTACGCGGCGGCGGGTGCGGTGGCGAGCGAGGCCGACCTGTTCCTGGCACTCACGCGGACCGACGGCGCGCTCGTCACTGCCGACGTGCTCGCCGCGCTCGACACCCTCCGGGTGCCGGTCGTGCTCCAGGACGGCACGCCCGCCGCGTTCACGGCGGGACCCGCCGCGCGCGCCTACCTGACCGACCCCGTGCGCGAGCCGGCGCTCGCGATCGAGGGCTCGTGGCGGCACTGGGCGCCGCAGCCTCTCGCGCTGCCGGAGTCGTTGCAGGCGTTCCCGTCCCGGCTCCGCAACGACAACGCCTACGACCGCGTCGGTCCCGAGGTCTTCCCCGCCTGGGGCGACGCCGCGGCGACCGGGCTGTCCTCCTCGGAGTCGGCCGACCTCGGGCTGCGGCTGCGGCAGGCCGCCCGACGGGCCACCCCGTTGCCGCCGGGCCTGACCGTGAACCTCGTCGCAGCGCAGCGGGGATTCCACCCGGTCGCGGCCGCCGACGGGTCGGCCGCCGTGCTGGAGGCGTGGGAGCGCGGGCTGCTGCGCCCCGGCACCGCGGACGTGCGCCTGCTGGACTGGACCGAGACTCCGTCCAACCTGGCGGCCCTCGCACGGGCGTGCGCCGAGCTCGCCGGTGAGGGCCTGCTGAGCGTCGTGTGGCCGCTCCTCGACGACGTGCTGGCCGTGTCGCTCCGGGCGTCGCGGCTGCTCGCGGGCACGTCCGAGGTCGCCGAGACGATGCGCGCGCTCGCGCCCGCGGTGCTCACGGCCGTCGCGCGCGGCGACGCGGACGCGGCGGTGCTCGACGTGCCGGGCACCCGGACGCTCGCGGCCCGGTCGGGGTCCTCCCGGGCTGTGGTCGCCGCGCGCGCCGTCGTGGACCTGCTGCCGGCGCCGGTCGCCGTCGCCGAGCCGGCCGAGCCCGACGAGCCCGTGGTGCCGGCCGCGACGCCCGGCCGGGCGTTCGACGAGGTCTGGGCCCCCGGGGCAGGGACGGGCCCTGCCGTGGTCGACGGCGCGACGCTCACGACGACGTGGGTCGCGCGGACCGGGTCCAGCCGGATGCTCGCGGTCGACATCGACCTGCCGGGGGATCCCGCCGGCCCGTACCGCGTCGCGAAGACCTGGTTCTACGACCTCGAGCGCGAGGGGCAGTGCGCGGCGGTGTCGGCCGCCGGGCAGGCGTCGGCGTCGGGGTCGGGCACGCCCGACGCGTGGCTGCACTGGGACGAGTCCGCGGGGCGGCTCGTCGCGATGCCGCACCGCGACTGGCTGGCGGGGCGCGACCGCCCGCTGGAGCGCGGAGGTGCCCCGGTGCCGCCGCTGACCGCGTCGATGGTCGCGGTGGTGCTCGCCTCGATGTGCCACGACGACCCGCCGCGGTACTACGTCCGGGAGATCGTCGGCGAGGGTGTCGTCGGCTCCGCCGCGGTGACGGTCGCGATGCGGGCGCTCCTGCCGCACGCCGACTTCAGCCCCGCGCGCGTCGTCCGGCTGCTGGAGGACGACCCGACGACGCTCCCCGTCCTGTGGCCCGTCCTGGTCGAGTCCGTGCGGTTCGCGGCGACGGTCGAGGGCACGCCGCCGCGGTGGCTCAACCGGGTGCTCGACGTGGCGCTGGTGCATGCCGCGCACCTGCGGGAGGCCGCGCGTCGCGGGCTGCTCCCCGCGGAGGCGGCGGCGTGGCCGGGACTGTCGGACGTCGCGGCCCGGCGGGGTGGGGCCGCGCCGGGCAAGGCGCGCGACCTGCTCGCGCGCGTGCGGCCCGCCTGA
- a CDS encoding alkaline phosphatase, producing the protein MRTHARRWMATGGAAAIAAGLTTGGLVTSGLTTGDQDVAGGDRGGSSRTAKNVVLIVGDGLSIAAREAIRLSTVGKDGETAMDSLRYAGWTHTDSLDPEEAVTDSAAAATAFATGVRTYNGAVSVDLDGNPVGTLLEHARSLRKSTGVVTTAQVTDATPAAFGAHVPDRGDQTEIARQLIEESRPDVILGGGEDWWYPAGDEGAYPDDPADPRPEVSRSDQGNLVERAQATGYEYVTTAEELAATRAPRILGLFANEEMFEQAPEGQGDEYAPVVPLVDMTRKALDVLSRDRQGFFLMVEEEAVDEMSHANNAALTLTAGQALDETVALVHAFAKRHPGTLVVVVGDHETGGLAIENVDADDESGDPASTSAEVLQSLEDGPFPVAGTDLEFTIDWTTSGHTGGATPLTAEGPSAERLARSQPNTDVFVVLRDAMGGRR; encoded by the coding sequence ATGCGCACGCACGCACGACGGTGGATGGCGACAGGCGGGGCGGCCGCGATCGCGGCAGGCCTGACGACCGGGGGGCTCGTGACGAGCGGCCTCACGACGGGCGACCAGGACGTCGCGGGCGGTGATCGCGGCGGCTCCTCGCGCACGGCGAAGAACGTCGTGCTGATCGTCGGCGACGGCCTCAGCATCGCCGCGCGCGAGGCGATCCGGCTCAGCACCGTCGGCAAGGACGGCGAGACCGCGATGGACTCGCTGCGGTACGCGGGCTGGACGCACACCGACTCGCTCGACCCCGAGGAGGCCGTCACCGACTCGGCGGCCGCGGCCACCGCCTTCGCGACCGGCGTGCGCACCTACAACGGCGCGGTGAGCGTCGACCTCGACGGGAACCCCGTCGGGACGCTGCTCGAGCACGCGAGGTCGCTGCGCAAGTCCACCGGCGTCGTCACCACCGCGCAGGTCACCGACGCGACGCCCGCCGCGTTCGGCGCGCACGTCCCCGACCGCGGCGACCAGACCGAGATCGCGCGCCAGCTCATCGAGGAGTCGCGGCCCGACGTGATCCTCGGCGGCGGCGAGGACTGGTGGTACCCCGCAGGCGACGAGGGCGCCTACCCGGACGACCCGGCCGACCCGCGACCCGAGGTCAGCCGCAGCGACCAGGGCAACCTCGTCGAGCGTGCCCAGGCCACCGGGTACGAGTACGTCACGACCGCCGAGGAGCTCGCCGCCACCCGCGCCCCGCGCATCCTCGGGCTGTTCGCCAACGAGGAGATGTTCGAGCAGGCGCCCGAAGGCCAGGGCGACGAGTACGCGCCCGTCGTACCGCTCGTCGACATGACCCGCAAGGCGCTCGACGTGCTGTCGCGCGACCGGCAGGGCTTCTTCCTCATGGTCGAGGAGGAGGCGGTCGACGAGATGTCGCACGCCAACAACGCCGCGCTCACGCTCACCGCCGGGCAGGCGCTCGACGAGACCGTCGCGCTCGTCCACGCGTTCGCGAAGCGCCACCCCGGAACCCTCGTCGTCGTGGTCGGCGACCACGAGACCGGCGGGCTCGCGATCGAGAACGTCGACGCGGACGACGAGAGCGGCGACCCCGCGAGCACGTCGGCCGAGGTGCTGCAGAGCCTCGAGGACGGGCCGTTCCCCGTCGCCGGGACCGACCTGGAGTTCACGATCGACTGGACGACCAGCGGGCACACGGGCGGTGCCACGCCGCTGACCGCGGAGGGACCGAGCGCCGAGCGGCTCGCGCGCTCGCAGCCGAACACCGACGTCTTCGTCGTCCTGCGCGACGCGATGGGCGGGCGCCGGTAG
- a CDS encoding putative leader peptide encodes MRLPVTSASTAAPGRQAGTARAYRRLRSVAAVERSPPVLELPRVSLHLTERRAVDLRRVASALCRLTRRPGC; translated from the coding sequence ATGCGCTTGCCTGTGACGTCCGCCTCAACGGCCGCTCCCGGGCGGCAGGCGGGAACAGCCCGCGCGTACCGTCGGTTGCGATCGGTGGCCGCGGTCGAGCGGTCACCCCCCGTCCTGGAGCTGCCCCGCGTGAGCCTGCACCTGACCGAGCGCCGTGCCGTCGACCTGCGTCGGGTCGCCAGCGCGCTCTGTCGGCTCACCCGCCGCCCCGGCTGCTGA
- a CDS encoding GNAT family N-acetyltransferase: protein MEPADVDVRPAHAVPWEDVRTVLDSRADGRRCSCQRWKMQPGESWASVGAEALAARLREQVGCDDPDATTTAGLVAYLDGEPVGWCAVEPRSVYGRLLRNARVPWDGRDEDRSDAGVWAVTCVLTRARYGGRGIATALAAAAVEHARRSGARAVEAYPMTTTAALPVEMHPGTVAMFAAAGLRPVVPPTARRVVMRLEL, encoded by the coding sequence GTGGAACCCGCCGACGTCGACGTCCGTCCGGCCCACGCGGTCCCGTGGGAGGACGTCCGCACGGTGCTGGACTCGCGCGCCGACGGTCGGCGCTGCTCGTGCCAGCGCTGGAAGATGCAGCCCGGCGAGTCGTGGGCGTCCGTCGGCGCCGAGGCGCTCGCCGCGCGGCTGCGCGAGCAGGTCGGCTGCGACGACCCCGACGCGACGACCACGGCCGGGCTCGTCGCCTACCTCGACGGCGAGCCCGTCGGGTGGTGCGCCGTCGAGCCGCGCAGCGTCTACGGCCGGCTGCTGCGGAACGCGCGCGTGCCGTGGGACGGCCGGGACGAGGACCGGTCGGACGCGGGCGTGTGGGCGGTCACCTGCGTCCTCACACGCGCGCGGTACGGCGGTCGGGGGATCGCCACGGCCCTCGCGGCGGCCGCGGTCGAGCACGCGCGGCGGTCCGGCGCGCGGGCGGTCGAGGCCTACCCGATGACGACGACCGCCGCGCTGCCCGTCGAGATGCACCCCGGCACCGTCGCGATGTTCGCCGCGGCGGGGCTGCGGCCGGTCGTGCCGCCGACCGCCCGCCGCGTCGTCATGAGGCTCGAGCTGTAG
- a CDS encoding matrixin family metalloprotease, producing the protein MTAEGSRPLPCDVPTSPSGRAPGRVPDEHAAREGQVCARWVGLARQTTAPGLPTQASAPALESTTLASPSDEEPAGDRPRAAAAPRVERARMPSDRWRRRRGSPTPSTLALGVVLGLAATTFGPGVLHDAQRVLAPVVHGVPWLDAVVGGIVHAPVTPPAGLEEAGDPIGVPPSLARVSGSYAYLQTQADGRTPVAWSPCRPVHYVVRPDGEPTDGRAVVDEAVERLGRATGLVFVADGETTEAPTVDRPAYQPDRYGDRWAPVLVTWSDASEDARLAGGVAGVAGPVALEAVGQPSVAVSGSVSLDAEQLGAMLDEPGGRAMARAVVMHELAHVVGLGHVDDPTQLMAPRTDPSVTDFQAGDLTGLALLGTGPCAPWL; encoded by the coding sequence GTGACCGCCGAGGGGTCCCGACCGCTGCCGTGCGACGTGCCGACGTCGCCGAGCGGCCGCGCGCCCGGGCGGGTCCCCGACGAGCACGCGGCGCGCGAGGGGCAGGTGTGCGCGCGGTGGGTCGGGCTGGCTCGGCAGACGACGGCCCCCGGGCTGCCAACGCAGGCGTCGGCACCGGCCCTCGAGTCGACCACCCTTGCGTCGCCCTCGGACGAGGAGCCGGCGGGCGACCGGCCGCGGGCCGCCGCCGCGCCGCGTGTCGAGCGCGCGCGCATGCCGTCGGACCGGTGGCGTCGCCGGCGCGGCAGCCCGACCCCGAGCACGCTCGCGCTCGGCGTCGTCCTGGGTCTCGCCGCGACGACCTTCGGGCCCGGTGTGCTCCACGACGCGCAGCGGGTGCTCGCGCCCGTCGTGCACGGCGTCCCGTGGCTCGACGCGGTCGTCGGCGGGATCGTGCACGCGCCCGTCACCCCGCCCGCGGGCCTGGAGGAGGCCGGCGACCCGATCGGCGTCCCGCCGTCGCTCGCGCGGGTCAGCGGGTCGTACGCCTACCTGCAGACGCAGGCCGACGGCCGGACGCCGGTCGCATGGAGCCCCTGCCGCCCGGTGCACTACGTCGTGCGCCCCGACGGCGAACCGACCGACGGGCGCGCGGTGGTCGACGAGGCGGTCGAGCGCCTCGGTCGGGCGACCGGGCTCGTGTTCGTCGCCGACGGCGAGACGACCGAGGCCCCGACGGTGGACCGGCCCGCGTACCAGCCCGACCGGTACGGCGACCGGTGGGCGCCGGTCCTCGTGACCTGGTCGGACGCGTCCGAGGACGCGCGCCTCGCCGGGGGCGTCGCGGGCGTCGCCGGCCCCGTCGCGCTGGAGGCCGTCGGGCAGCCGAGCGTCGCCGTCTCGGGCAGCGTGTCGCTCGACGCCGAGCAGCTCGGGGCGATGCTCGACGAGCCCGGAGGGCGCGCGATGGCGCGCGCGGTCGTGATGCACGAGCTCGCGCACGTCGTCGGGCTCGGGCACGTCGACGACCCGACCCAGCTGATGGCGCCCCGCACCGACCCGTCCGTGACCGACTTCCAGGCCGGCGACCTCACGGGACTCGCGCTGCTCGGCACCGGCCCCTGCGCGCCCTGGCTCTGA
- a CDS encoding FAD-binding oxidoreductase: MSSTLADALSAHVQGPVLVPGAPGYDDEVAAFNLAARIRPDVVVGATGVADVVAAVRAAREHRVPLRVQSTGHGAERPVTSGVLVTTRRLDEVVVDPASRTATVGAGARWGAVVERTAEHGLVPVVGSSSNVGVVGFLLGGGLGPLARSHGFGSDRLLSATVVTGTGDVVEADDGEHADLLWALRGGDAVPGVVVAVRIALVEVPALYAGALVFDTPHVETVLRGWLDWTAHADDLTTTSAAVVRMPPIDAVPEPLRGRTVLSLRVARPGPVDAGERAAAPLRALAPAMIDGLGPLAARDSDRIHGDPTAPAPVWTGGALLAGAADGFADAWLDTVGPGTEHPFVAVELRHVAGAGGRASGADAVAGRDAAFTLGLVSVGPEARASGPGAAERVLAAVAPWLADEANPNMSGALPGRWRADVAARLDEVRRRYDPDDVLGSRAAVPSGVH; this comes from the coding sequence ATGTCGAGCACCCTCGCCGACGCGCTGTCGGCGCACGTCCAGGGCCCCGTGCTCGTCCCCGGTGCGCCGGGGTACGACGACGAGGTCGCCGCGTTCAACCTCGCGGCACGGATCCGCCCCGACGTCGTCGTCGGGGCGACCGGCGTGGCCGACGTCGTCGCGGCCGTCCGTGCCGCGCGCGAGCACCGCGTCCCGCTGCGCGTGCAGTCCACCGGCCACGGGGCGGAGCGCCCGGTGACGTCGGGCGTGCTCGTCACGACGCGCCGGCTCGACGAGGTCGTCGTCGACCCCGCGTCCCGCACCGCGACCGTGGGCGCGGGCGCGCGGTGGGGCGCCGTCGTCGAGCGCACCGCCGAGCACGGGCTCGTGCCCGTCGTGGGCTCGTCGTCGAACGTCGGCGTCGTCGGCTTCCTGCTGGGCGGCGGGCTCGGCCCGCTCGCCCGCAGCCACGGCTTCGGGTCCGACCGGCTGCTCTCCGCCACGGTCGTCACGGGAACGGGCGACGTCGTCGAGGCCGACGACGGCGAGCACGCCGACCTGCTCTGGGCGCTGCGTGGCGGTGACGCCGTGCCGGGCGTCGTCGTCGCCGTACGGATCGCCCTGGTCGAGGTCCCCGCCCTGTACGCCGGGGCGCTCGTGTTCGACACCCCGCACGTCGAGACCGTGCTGCGCGGGTGGCTGGACTGGACCGCGCACGCCGACGACCTCACGACGACGAGCGCCGCCGTCGTCCGGATGCCCCCGATCGACGCCGTGCCCGAGCCGCTGCGCGGGCGCACCGTCCTGTCGCTGCGCGTCGCGCGTCCCGGCCCCGTCGACGCGGGGGAGCGGGCCGCCGCCCCGCTCCGGGCGCTCGCGCCCGCGATGATCGACGGCCTCGGGCCCCTCGCCGCGCGTGACTCCGACCGCATCCACGGCGACCCGACCGCGCCCGCACCCGTCTGGACGGGTGGGGCGCTCCTCGCCGGCGCCGCCGACGGGTTCGCCGACGCCTGGCTCGACACCGTCGGCCCGGGCACCGAGCACCCGTTCGTCGCGGTCGAGCTGCGCCACGTCGCGGGAGCGGGCGGGCGAGCGTCGGGTGCGGACGCCGTCGCCGGTCGGGACGCGGCGTTCACGCTCGGGCTCGTGTCCGTCGGGCCCGAGGCCCGCGCGTCCGGTCCCGGTGCGGCCGAGCGTGTGCTGGCGGCGGTCGCGCCGTGGTTGGCGGACGAGGCGAACCCCAACATGAGCGGTGCGCTGCCCGGACGGTGGCGGGCCGACGTCGCTGCGCGCCTCGACGAGGTGCGGCGGCGCTACGACCCGGACGACGTGCTCGGGTCGCGCGCCGCGGTGCCCTCGGGCGTGCACTGA
- a CDS encoding glutamate synthase subunit beta has protein sequence MADPRGFLTTRVRELPPDRAVAVRILDWDEVHRHPVGDAAYLDTLHRQAGRCMDCGVPFCHHACPLGNVMPEWNDLTWRGQWRDASDRLHLTNNFPEVTGRLCPAPCESACVLGIHEPPVTIRNVELSIAEEAFDRGLVVPVVPGRMTECTVAVVGSGPAGLAAAQQLTRAGHHVTVFERAAAPGGLLRFGIPEYKLPAAVVERRLDVMRAEGTVFRCGVDVGHDVTGDELRRRFDAVLVTTGSTVPRDLPVPGRDLAGVMPAMDYLVPANHAAVGAPVPGAPVATGLDVVVVGGGDTGADCVGTAVRQGARSIVQLEILSQPPEERPDDQPWPTYPAVFKVSTSHEEGGERRFAVSTLGLDGDDDGRVAGVRVVDVERVDGRFVPVPDTEQVLPAQLVVLALGFTGPERDGLAEQLGLTTDARGAFERTDDFATATPGVFVAGDCGRGQSLVVWAIAEGRAAAAAVDAHLTGRTTLPAPVRASSVAMRA, from the coding sequence ATGGCCGACCCTCGGGGCTTCCTCACCACGCGCGTCCGCGAGCTCCCGCCCGACCGGGCGGTGGCCGTCCGGATCCTCGACTGGGACGAGGTGCACCGGCACCCGGTGGGCGACGCCGCGTACCTCGACACGCTGCACCGGCAGGCGGGGCGCTGCATGGACTGCGGCGTCCCGTTCTGCCACCACGCGTGCCCGCTCGGCAACGTCATGCCCGAGTGGAACGACCTCACGTGGCGCGGGCAGTGGCGGGACGCGAGCGACCGGCTGCACCTGACGAACAACTTCCCGGAGGTCACCGGCCGCCTGTGCCCGGCGCCGTGCGAGTCGGCCTGCGTCCTCGGCATCCACGAGCCGCCCGTCACGATCCGCAACGTCGAGCTCTCGATCGCGGAGGAGGCGTTCGACCGCGGCCTCGTCGTGCCCGTGGTGCCCGGCCGGATGACCGAGTGCACCGTCGCCGTCGTCGGCTCCGGGCCCGCCGGGCTCGCGGCCGCGCAGCAGCTCACGCGCGCCGGCCACCACGTGACCGTGTTCGAGCGGGCGGCGGCCCCGGGCGGGCTGCTGCGGTTCGGCATCCCCGAGTACAAGCTGCCCGCGGCGGTCGTCGAGCGGCGCCTCGACGTCATGCGCGCCGAGGGCACCGTGTTCCGGTGCGGCGTCGACGTCGGGCACGACGTCACGGGGGACGAGCTGCGCCGACGGTTCGACGCCGTGCTCGTCACGACCGGCTCGACGGTGCCGCGCGACCTGCCCGTCCCCGGGCGGGACCTCGCCGGCGTCATGCCCGCGATGGACTACCTCGTGCCCGCCAACCACGCCGCGGTCGGCGCGCCCGTGCCCGGTGCGCCCGTCGCGACGGGGCTCGACGTGGTCGTCGTCGGCGGCGGCGACACCGGCGCGGACTGCGTCGGCACCGCCGTGCGGCAGGGCGCCCGGTCGATCGTGCAGCTCGAGATCCTGTCGCAGCCGCCCGAGGAACGCCCCGACGACCAGCCCTGGCCGACCTACCCGGCGGTGTTCAAGGTCTCGACGTCGCACGAGGAGGGCGGCGAGCGCCGGTTCGCGGTGTCGACGCTCGGGCTCGACGGTGACGACGACGGCCGGGTCGCCGGCGTCCGCGTCGTCGACGTCGAGCGCGTCGACGGACGGTTCGTCCCCGTGCCCGACACCGAGCAGGTCCTGCCCGCGCAGCTCGTGGTCCTCGCGCTCGGCTTCACCGGCCCCGAGCGCGACGGGCTCGCCGAGCAGCTCGGCCTGACCACCGACGCGCGTGGCGCGTTCGAGCGCACCGACGACTTCGCGACGGCCACACCCGGCGTGTTCGTCGCGGGCGACTGCGGGCGCGGGCAGTCGCTCGTCGTGTGGGCGATCGCGGAGGGCCGCGCGGCGGCGGCCGCCGTCGACGCACACCTCACCGGCCGCACGACGCTGCCCGCACCGGTCCGGGCGAGCAGCGTCGCGATGCGCGCCTGA